A genome region from Camelina sativa cultivar DH55 chromosome 10, Cs, whole genome shotgun sequence includes the following:
- the LOC104718453 gene encoding protein LIGHT-DEPENDENT SHORT HYPOCOTYLS 9 — MSSDNHTPTKDPPDHPSASSNHHKQPLQPQPQQPLSRYESQKRRDWNTFIQYLKSQNPPLMMSQFDYTHVLSFLRYLDQFGKTKVHHQACVFFGQPDPPGPCTCPLKQAWGSLDALIGRLRAAYEEHGGGSPDTNPFANGSIRVHLREVRESQAKARGIPYRKKKRRKIKNDVVVVKKDVANSSTSKQSST, encoded by the coding sequence ATGTCTTCGGATAATCACACACCGACGAAAGATCCACCGGATCATCCATCTGCTTCCtccaaccaccacaagcaaccGCTTCAACCTCAACCGCAGCAACCCCTCAGCCGCTACGAATCTCAGAAACGCCGAGATTGGAACACGTTCATCCAATACCTAAAATCGCAGAATCCACCGTTGATGATGTCTCAGTTCGACTACACGCACGTGCTAAGTTTCCTAAGGTACTTAGATCAGTTTGGTAAGACCAAAGTACATCATCAAGCTTGTGTCTTCTTCGGACAACCCGATCCACCAGGACCTTGCACGTGTCCTCTCAAACAAGCTTGGGGAAGCCTAGATGCTTTGATCGGAAGGTTGAGAGCTGCTTACGAGGAACACGGTGGCGGGTCACCTGATACTAACCCGTTTGCAAACGGGTCGATCCGGGTTCACTTGAGGGAAGTGAGAGAGTCTCAAGCCAAGGCCCGTGGGATTCCgtacaggaagaagaagaggagaaagattaaaaacgacgtcgttgttGTCAAGAAGGATGTTGCAAACTCTTCAACTTCTAAACAGTCGTCCACTTGA
- the LOC104718454 gene encoding scar-like domain-containing protein WAVE 5 has translation MPLVRFKIRNELSLGGPELNRSAAVEDEEPKAILGAVEVAGLIGILRQLGDLAEFSAEVFNGIQEEVTVTASRCQKLTSRVRRIESALSPLEKAVLSQTSHIHFAYTAGSEWHPRIRNGHSHFVQSDLPLCVMESYEQCRDPPPLHLLDRFAIGGPGSCLRKYSDPTFFRKELGNPNKADDIKVQRDQAHRKRKKKRLPQRNICRSNAVSTSDETNGAHLSSLTDDRQTTSQSTSTVDXXXXXXMQDLSDIIDQSQLQDAQEQSEAQVQLDFQESSKARDSITGSGYIEYVINQSPVNEPEVKLVEGHLSGSLQPADGICSVVPEGCIVVVDDNILYNPSEDLHGPCASVVRDKKKETFEPIEEKSSKVEEVSEIHESKFGPETPDRVKQNQRDFDRTHILFDEVDIVREKQSKSQANNIDGILVIESEEEDKSEQGSEVDEFVDARNTIESESESDLDGVPKPKLEHYFGDVSTYCSEDANSDNNDGSEEDIPYEQMAHDLHHDNPLDESCSGSCLPNDANVSCRLSDPVCGKILSHDETFEKPWEFFSKCPSLLAEGAFRNIAVLREEPVAAHPVLAGDSANEKFSSEDPTSLCQSRKDAIPAEKILPEEHLANYPSLAEAVSHEKISPGESVAKFTSFAERMELSSEDLPRTVRDVPGIFPQEKNLPVKSLPKTLSVAESVSDNMTPSREPDAVHPSFPKAIQENSISPEVIDSKNLSVPEADSQKKILLEESVGINPCMVKSVPDERFLTEEVEEPATREELLEEDLYLAELHKEKVLQETFVGSTHPSCAKAGPEANPSSEVLTSPNLSVAEAIPQEQISHEEFFGVNPYLAEAIPDERFSPEEPVTTHLTKSVAIEKVLAEELLETYPSLVELSKEKILHAETNDATHPSEAVRDEEISSEVSDSTNLSLEEALPQEQISLEEFVGINPCLTETIPDERLLPEEPVTPYLSLAKAAEIKGILPEKPLETYPSLAEFTEEKILHKEADDATNPSLFEAVSDEQILPKPLDSTNFLVAEAVPQEQISVEECVGRDPCFTEAILDKRVLPEEPVTTCMSLTKVVPIEEVLPEEPLEVYASLEELPKNKASQEKPDDTKHPCCAKTENDENIAPEVLDSTNLSVAEAFPQMQCLVEELYGIDPFLAKAVPGERISPDEPITTCLPLAKAAAIEIILPEESSEVSLSLEESHKEKILQEEEFDDAAHPSFSEAVGNEKISPLEVEGPDFTYPCLEESVPHEKTLHEELVNTNPFLAVAVPDERILSEESVTTCLPLTKAAPIETIFPEESLEVYPSLEESQEEKILQEEELDDAIHPSFSEAVGDEKISSLVGPGSTYPSLEESVPNEKISHEELVSTNPFLELAVPNKRSFPDEPGLIYQSLAETVSKENNLPEEPLPSYPSLAEAVPNEKFSLEEPGASCPTSAESVFDENISGSEAPVSMIETGPHNKVFPEKPFTIDSSLAEAGFHEKIPDAEAPGSTTETGPHNKTFPELHVPDGDSLPKEPVATYLALAEGIPDQKVFLDDAALLLFAEAIFDQKFSPEVPDSTYPSLKEPEMHVAAPSLVTDLPAQNNLVKEGEAYDESYPASDVSMNQKSGFVESESADRTIPLSTRESLSNGTNVESVSIWSNGGLLGLAPLKPPVFAEPNSVSEHLQNEINKANVLSTRKQGSASRSVENTENSSLPLVVSDPSSQQHSNMLSPSHLQSTGTSFRVFGLSHRLLMAGFRGNSSSICKFESVPSSSYNTGIAAEDKSQQTRGDSSFEEQLDYESSLFGSPTSSPLVEHMKISFNPKDASPVPKLKLRIPSQPQYNGENADMFPSFQLVPEASNSDDDDNSDTFCQSSPCVSDNCLSDSELWESDESPRKSELSLKQVGEKSRHGDMGSFSGSFLDLPCYDAVDHQSTSSRLEQEQVPEYKPSVLEIIRDWPPNQPKNSPSNEADTVLKNTQDQSPGYI, from the exons atgcCGTTGGTGAGGTTCAAGATACGGAACGAGCTAAGCTTAGGTGGGCCGGAGCTTAATCGTAGCGCCGCCGTGGAAGATGAGGAACCCAAGGCGATTCTCGGCGCTGTTGAAGTTGCTGGTCTCATCGGCATACTTCGTCAGTTAGGCGATCTCGCCGA ATTTTCCGCAGAAGTATTTAATGGCATACAAGAAGAAGTGACTGTTACAGCGTCTAGGTGTCAGAAATTGACAAGCCGTGTTAGGCGGATAGAGTCTGCGCTGTCACCTCTTGAAAAGGCTGTGCTCTCACAGACAAGCCACATTCATTTTGCATACACAGCAG GCTCTGAGTGGCATCCTCGTATAAGGAATGGACATAGTCATTTTGTGCAGAGCGATTTGCCACTTTGTGTTATGGAAAGTTATGAACAATGCAGAGATCCTCCTCCTTTGCATCTGCTTGACAG ATTTGCTATAGGTGGTCCTGGATCGTGTCTGAGGAAATACTCTGACCCAACATTCTTTAGAAAGGAATTAGGCAACCCCAATAAAGCAGATGATATCAAGGTCCAGAGAGATCAGGCTCACCGCAAGAGAAAG AAAAAGAGGTTACCACAAAGAAACATTTGCAGATCAAATGCAGTGTCTACATCTGATGAAACTAATGG GGCTCATCTCAGTTCTCTTACTGATGACAGACAGACAACATCTCAGAGTACTTCCACAGTTGAC NNNNNNNNNNNNNNNNATATGCAGGATTTATCTGATATTATAGACCAATCTCAACTGCAAGATGCGCAAGAACAAAGTGAAGCACAAGTACAATTAGATTTCCAAGAGTCATCAAAAGCTCGTGATTCTATAACTGGTTCAGGTTATATCGAGTATGTCATCAATCAAAGTCCTGTTAATGAGCCTGAAGTGAAGCTAGTAGAGGGTCATCTGTCTGGGTCCTTACAACCTGCTGATGGAATATGTTCAGTGGTTCCTGAAGGCTGCATTGTTGTTGTAGATGATAATATCCTATATAACCCTTCAGAAGACCTACATGGGCCTTGTGCCTCTGTTGTTCgtgataagaaaaaagaaacatttgaaCCAATTGAAGAGAAAAGCAGCAAAGTTGAAGAAGTGTCAGAGATACATGAGTCAAAATTTGGTCCAGAGACACCAGACAGGGTTAAGCAAAATCAAAGGGACTTTGATAGGACgcatattttgtttgatgaggTAGATATTGTGcgagaaaaacagagtaagagtCAGGCCAACAATATTGATGGAATACTAGTAATTgagagcgaagaagaagataagagtgAACAAGGAAGTGAAGTAGATGAGTTTGTGGATGCACGTAATACAATTGAATCGGAATCGGAGAGTGATCTTGATGGagtaccaaaaccaaaactggAGCATTATTTTGGGGATGTTAGTACTTATTGTTCGGAAGATGCTAACAGTGACAACAATGATGGATCAGAAGAAGATATACCATATGAACAAATGGCACATGATCTACACCATGACAACCCTCTAGATGAATCTTGTTCAGGTTCCTGCCTTCCTAATGATGCTAATGTTTCCTGTCGCCTTTCAGATCCAGTGTGTGGGAAAATTCTGTCTCATGATGAGACTTTTGAAAAGCCTTGGGAATTTTTTTCCAAGTGCCCTTCATTATTGGCTGAAGGAGCCTTTCGGAATATAGCAGTTTTGCGAGAAGAACCTGTTGCTGCACATCCGGTTTTGGCAGGAGACTCTGCTAATGAGAAGTTTTCATCTGAAGATCCGACATCCTTATGTCAGTCACGGAAAGACGCTATTCCTGCTGAAAAGATACTGCCAGAAGAACATTTGGCGAACTATCCATCACTCGCAGAAGCTGTTAGCCATGAAAAGATCTCACCAGGAGAGTCTGTTGCCAAATTTACGTCTTTTGCAGAAAGGATGGAGCTTTCGAGTGAGGATTTGCCGAGGACAGTTCGAGATGTACCGGGAATTTTCCCCCAAGAAAAGAACTTGCCTGTGAAATCTCTTCCCAAAACTCTGTCTGTGGCAGAATCTGTGTCTGACAATATGACCCCGTCAAGAGAACCTGACGCAGTTCATCCATCTTTTCCCAAAGCTATTCAAGAAAATAGCATTTCACCAGAAGTTATTGATTCGAAAAATCTGTCTGTGCCAGAAGCtgattcacaaaaaaaaatcttacttgAAGAATCTGTGGGCATAAATCCGTGTATGGTAAAATCTGTTCCAGATGAAAGGTTCTTGacagaagaagtagaagaacctGCCACCAGAGAAGAACTGTTGGAAGAGGATCTTTATTTGGCAGAACTGCATAAAGAAAAGGTCTTGCAAGAAACATTTGTTGGTTCTACACATCCATCGTGTGCCAAAGCTGGTCCAGAAGCAAATCCATCATCAGAAGTTCTTACTTCCCCAAATTTGTCTGTGGCCGAAGCTATTCCACAAGAGCAAATCTCACATGAAGAATTTTTTGGCGTAAATCCGTATTTGGCAGAAGCTATTCCTGATGAAAGGTTCTCGCCAGAAGAACCTGTCACCACACATCTGACAAAATCCGTGGCTATTGAAAAGGTCTTGGCAGAAGAGCTTTTGGAAAC ATATCCTTCCTTGGTAGAATTGTCTAAAGAAAAGATTTTGCATGCGGAAACTAATGATGCCACACATCCGTCTGAAGCTGTTCGTGATGAAGAAATTTCATCAGAAGTTTCTGATTCCACAAATTTGTCCCTAGAAGAAGCTCTTCCACAAGAGCAAATCTCGCTTGAAGAATTTGTGGGCATAAATCCGTGTTTGACAGAGACTATTCCTGATGAAAGGTTATTGCCAGAAGAACCTGTCACCCCATATCTCTCTTTGGCAAAAGCTGCGGAAATTAAAGGAATCTTGCCAGAAAAACCTTTGGAAACGTATCCTTCACTGGCAGAATTTACTGAAGAAAAGATTTTGCATAAAGAAGCTGATGATGCCACAAATCCATCTCTTTTTGAAGCTGTTAGTGATGAACAAATCTTACCAAAACCTCTTGATTCCACAAATTTTCTTGTGGCAGAAGCTGTTCCACAAGAGCAAATCTCAGTTGAAGAATGTGTTGGCAGAGATCCATGTTTTACAGAAGCGATTCTTGATAAGAGGGTTTTGCCAGAGGAACCAGTAACCACATGTATGTCTCTAACAAAAGTGGTGCCTATCGAAGAAGTCTTGCCAGAAGAACCGTTAGAAGTGTATGCTTCTTTGGAAGAATTGCCTAAAAATAAGGCCTCACAAGAAAAACCTGATGATACCAAACACCCATGTTGTGCCAAAactgaaaatgatgaaaacATCGCACCAGAAGTTCTTGATTCAACAAATTTGTCTGTCGCAGAAGCTTTTCCACAAATGCAATGCTTAGTTGAAGAATTATATGGCATAGATCCGTTTTTGGCAAAAGCTGTTCCTGGTGAAAGGATTTCTCCAGACGAACCTATCACCACATGTCTGCCTTTGGCAAAAGCTGCGGCTATCGAAATAATCCTTCCAGAAGAATCTTCGGAAGTGTCTCTTTCTTTGGAAGAATCGCATAAAGAAAAGATCttgcaagaagaagaattcGATGATGCCGCACATCCATCTTTTTCTGAAGCTGTTGGTAATGAAAAGATCTCGCCACTAGAAGTAGAAGGTCCTGATTTCACATACCCATGTTTGGAAGAATCTGTTCCGCACGAGAAAACCTTACACGAAGAACTTGTTAACACAAATCCGTTTCTGGCAGTTGCTGTTCCTGATGAAAGGATTTTGTCAGAAGAATCTGTCACCACATGTCTGCCTTTGACAAAAGCCGCGCCTATCGAAACAATCTTTCCAGAAGAATCTTTGGAAGTGTATCCTTCTCTGGAAGAATCGCAGGAAGAAAAGATCttgcaagaagaagaacttgatgATGCCATACACCCATCATTTTCTGAAGCTGTTGGTGATGAAAAGATCTCGTCACTAGTAGGTCCTGGTTCCACATATCCATCTTTGGAAGAATCTGTTCCGAACGAGAAAATCTCACATGAAGAACTTGTTAGCACAAATCCGTTTTTGGAATTAGCCGTTCCCAACAAAAGGAGTTTTCCAGACGAACCTGGCCTCATATATCAGTCGTTGGCAGAAACTGTTTCCAAGGAGAATAACTTGCCAGAAGAACCCTTGCCTTCATATCCGTCTTTGGCAGAAGCCGTACCCAATGAAAAGTTCTCTCTAGAAGAACCTGGTGCTTCATGTCCAACTTCTGCAGAAtctgtttttgatgaaaatatcTCAGGCTCAGAAGCTCCTGTTTCCATGATAGAAACTGGTCCACACAACAAAGTCTTCCCTGAAAAACCTTTTACCATAGATAGTTCCTTGGCCGAAGCTGGTTTTCATGAAAAGATCCCAGACGCAGAAGCTCCTGGCTCCACAACAGAAACTGGTCCACACAACAAAACCTTCCCTGAATTACATGTTCCCGACGGCGATAGTCTGCCAAAAGAACCTGTTGCTACATATCTAGCTTTGGCGGAAGGTATTCCTGACCAAAAGGTATTTTTGGACGATGCCGCACTTCTACTATTTGCAGAAGCTATTTTCGACCAAAAGTTCTCACCAGAAGTTCCGGATTCCACTTATCCTTCTTTGAAAGAACCAGAAATGCATGTTGCCGCACCATCTTTGGTAACAGATCTTCCTGCTCAAAACAACTTGGTAAAAGAAGGTGAAGCGTATGATGAATCCTACCCAGCATCTGATGTTTCTATGAATCAGAAGAGTGGTTTCGTGGAATCAGAATCTGCCGATAGAACAATTCCCTTGAGTACTCGGGAATCTCTTTCAAATGGTACAAATGTTGAATCAGTGAGTATATGGAGCAATGGTGGACTCCTTGGACTTGCGCCATTGAAACCTCCAGTTTTTGCTGAGCCTAATTCGGTAAGTGAACATTTACAGAACGAGATCAACAAAGCTAATGTTCTTTCTACAAGGAAGCAGGGATCAGCAAGCCGATCAGTTGAGAATACTGAGAACAGCTCACTTCCATTAGTTGTTTCAGATCCTTCATCTCAACAACATAGCAACATGTTGAGTCCCTCTCACCTACAGAGCACTGGAACCTCATTTAGAGTCTTTGGCTTAAGTCATAGACTACTCATGGCTGGGTTTCGTGGAAACTCTTCTTCGATTTGCAAATTTGAATCCGTACCTAGTAGTAGCTATAATACCGGAATAGCAGCTGAAGACAAGTCTCAACAAACTCGTGGTGACTCAAGCTTTGAGGAGCAACTGGATTATGAATCATCTCTCTTTGGCTCGCCTACTTCATCACCTCTGGTTGAACATATGAAAATATCATTCAACCCAAAAGACGCCTCTCCAGTTCCCAAATTGAAACTGAGAATCCCAAGCCAACCTCAGTACAATGGGGAAAATGCAGATATGTTCCCTTCGTTTCAGTTAGTTCCAGAGGCTAGCAACTCTGATGATGACGACAACAGTGATACCTTTTGCCAGTCATCTCCATGTGTTTCAGACAATTGTTTGTCGGATTCTGAGCTGTGGGAATCTGATGAAAGTCCTAGAAAATCTGAATTAAGCTTGAAGCAAGTTGGAGAGAAAAGTAGGCATGGTGATATGGGTTCTTTCTCTGGTTCGTTTCTGGATCTTCCATGTTACGACGCCGTAGACCATCAATCCACATCTTCAAGACTAGAGCAAGAACAAGTGCCAGAATACAAACCATCTGTCTTAGAGATCATCCGTGATTGGCCaccaaatcaaccaaaaaacaGTCCCAGTAATGAAGCAGACACAGTTCTGAAGAATACGCAAGATCAATCTCCCGGGTACATATAG
- the LOC104718455 gene encoding pollen-specific protein-like At4g18596 — protein sequence TRLSKFLEGAKVKLECRSRVNGTVTLTKEAVTDKSGSYKMEVTGDHEEEVCELVLVESPNSECSDVSKEAYLRNAAKISLTANDGIVSHETRIVNPLGFMVKTPSAECPAAFKEIGIVPDVTF from the exons ACCCGTCTCAGCAAATTCCTTGAAG gAGCGAAAGTGAAGCTAGAGTGCAGGAGCAGAGTAAACGGAACAGTGACGTTGACAAAAGAAGCCGTAACAGACAAGTCAGGGAGCTACAAAATGGAAGTGACCGGTGACCACGAGGAGGAAGTTTGCGAGCTCGTGCTCGTTGAATCACCAAACAGTGAATGCAGTGACGTTAGCAAAGAGGCTTACCTACGTAACGCCGCTAAGATCAGCCTGACCGCAAATGACGGAATCGTCTCTCACGAGACACGTATCGTTAACCCTCTCGGTTTCATGGTTAAGACTCCCTCAGCTGAATGTCCCGCTGCTTTCAAGGAGATCGGAATCGTCCCTGACGTTACTTTCTAA
- the LOC104718458 gene encoding probable inactive dual specificity protein phosphatase-like At4g18593, with protein sequence MDTTSPAVFVNGALLRRYIGQKVRAVIQVIRSDIGSVVGKSTDDQQIVVKGSPQPPLTAYLEVIGIAESDNTICADVWTNFGDSFDAQNYNELCKLANAGAMTEVQMEMEIETNSSLQESVPKPQVIYRCKKCRRIVAVEENVVPHEPGKGEECFAWKKRSGNPEHVQCSSIFVEPMKWMQTIHDGLVEEKLLCFGCNGRLGYFNWSGMQCSCGAWVNPAFQLNKSRIDECKSEPNPNLKTETG encoded by the exons ATGGATACAACAAGTCCTGCTGTATTTGTGAATGGAGCTTTGTTGAGAAGGTACATTGGTCAGAAAGTGAGAGCAGTGATTCAAGTAATCAGGTCAGACATTGGATCCGTGGTTGGTAAATCGACTGATGATCAACAGATTGTTGTCAAGGGTTCGCCTCAACCTCCTTTAACTGCTTACCTTGAGGTGATTGGGATTGCTGAGAGTGACAACACCATTTGTGCTGATGTTTGGACCAACTTTGGTGATAGTTTCG ATGCACAGAACTACAATGAACTATGTAAGCTTGCAAATG CTGGAGCTATGACTGAAGTGCAAATGGAAATGGAGATAGAGACCAATTCTTCTTTGCAGGAGTCTGTCCCGAAGCCTCAAGTCATATACAGATGTAAGAAATGCAGAAGGATAGTAGCTGTTGAGGAAAACGTTGTCCCACATGAACCTGGTAAAGGTGAAGAATGCTTTGCTTGGAAAAAGAGAAGTGGAAACCCCGAACATGTGCAATGCTCTTCCATCTTTGTCGAGCCTATGAAATGGATGCAGACAA TACATGATGGATTGGTGGAAGAGAAGCTTCTTTGTTTTGGATGTAATGGTCGGTTAGGTTATTTCAACTGGTCTGGGATGCAATGTAGCTGCGGCGCATGGGTTAATCCTGCTTTCCAGCTTAATAAAAGCCGAATAGACGAGTGTAAATCCGAGCCAAACCCGAACCTAAAGACAGAAACTGGATGA
- the LOC104718460 gene encoding uncharacterized protein LOC104718460 produces MAKLEPVYADCLMDSRKRKGCNGVPLPYLIRPRRVLPPFDTFAFYNEYSSDDEGDSSMEEADKGHSDEEYVIVDNVVEALPNVKIEKAAVLQMMELCKDAVDGDGSESEDAGYKSDKSDSWVVV; encoded by the exons ATGGCGAAGTTGGAACCAGTTTATGCTGATTGTCTCATGGATTCTCGGAAGAGGAAAGGCTGTAATG gagtGCCCTTACCATATTTGATTCGACCTCGTAGGGTTCTGCCTCCTTTTGATACGTTTGCCTTCTACAACGAATACTCATCTGATGATGAAGGTGACTCTTCAATGGAGGAGGCTGACAAAg GTCATTCAGATGAAGAATATGTTATTGTGGACAATGTTGTTGAAGCTTTGCCCAAtgttaaaatagaaaaagcagCAGTTCTTCAAATG ATGGAACTCTGTAAAGATGCAGTTGATGGTGATGGGTCTGAATCCGAAGATGCGGGATACAAAAGTGACAAAAGTGATAGTTGGGTGGTTGTGTAA
- the LOC104718459 gene encoding protein CHUP1, chloroplastic-like, with protein sequence MVAGGKVRVTMGFHKSPSTKKTKDMTSPLPLPLPPPPPPPSLKPPSSGSTTKPSTNHPGKPGFTRSFGVYFPRASAQVHAAAAAASQNGVVSELRRQVEELREREALLKTEVLELKLLRESVSVIPLLESQIAEKSGEVESLRKETARLADENETLRREFDRSEEMRRESERREKETEAEIVELRKLVVSSESDDHALSNSQRFQGLMDVSAKSNLIRSLKRLGSMRNIPDPIRNQENSKSVSSSGDADGDIYRKDEIENYPRSCNSDELTESSSLSTVRSRVPRVPKPPPKRSFSSLGDSTENRADPPPPPQKSIPPPPPPPPPPLLQQQPPPPPPSVSKAPPPPPPPPPPKSLGIASAKVRRVPEVVEFYHSLMRRDSTNSRRDSTGGGTAAEAILASSNARDMIGEIENRSVYLLAIKTDVETQGDFIRFLIKEVENAAFSDIEDVVPFVKWLDDELSYLVDERAVLKHFEWPEQKADALREAAFCYFDLKKLISEASRFREDPRQSPGSALKKMQALFEKLEHGVYSLSRMKESAATKFKSFQIPVDWMLETGITSQIKLASVKLAMKYMKRVSAELEATGGGGPEEEELIVQGVRFAFRVHQFAGGFDAETMKAFQELRDKARSCHVQCQSQTHQHKLCYRSTPC encoded by the exons ATGGTGGCCGGTGGTAAGGTTCGTGTAACAATGGGTTTTCATAAATCACCTTCCACTAAAAAAACCAAAGACATGACTTCACCTCTTCCTTTACCTCtccctcctccacctcctcctccgtctCTTAAACCGCCTTCTTCCGGTTCTACTACTAAACCGTCTACTAATCATCCTGGTAAACCGGGTTTCACTCGCTCTTTCGGCGTTTATTTCCCACGCGCTTCCGCTCAAGTCCacgctgctgctgctgctgcttcacAAAACGGCGTCGTCTCTGAGCTTCGTCGTCAG GTCGAGGAGCTTCGTGAGAGAGAAGCTCTGTTGAAAACAGAGGTCCTCGAGCTTAAGCTTCTCAGAGAGTCCGTTTCAGTCATCCCGTTGCTCGAGTCGCAGATCGCCGAGAAAAGCGGCGAAGTCGAGAGTTTGAGGAAAGAGACGGCGAGGTTAGCGGATGAGAACGAGACATTACGGCGAGAGTTTGACAGGAGCGAGGAGATGCggagagagagcgagaggagagagaaggaaaCAGAGGCGGAGATAGTTGAGCTTCGGAAACTTGTTGTTTCGTCGGAGAGTGACGACCACGCGCTCTCGAATTCGCAGAGGTTTCAGGGTTTAATGGATGTGTCGGCGAAGTCGAATCTCATCAGAAGTTTAAAACGGCTCGGGTCGATGAGGAACATACCCGACCCGATTCGGAACCAAGAGAACAGCAAAAGCGTTTCTTCATCCGGCGACGCCGACGGCGACATTTATCGGAAAGACGAGATCGAGAATTATCCTAGGAGTTGTAACTCGGACGAACTCACTGAGTCGTCGTCTCTCTCAACCGTCAGATCTAGGGTTCCGAGAGTTCCTAAACCACCGCCGAAACGGTCATTTTCTTCATTAGGTGATTCCACGGAGAACAGAGCAGATCCTCCACCGCCGCCGCAGAAATCGAtcccgcctcctcctcctccccctccGCCACcgcttcttcaacaacaaccaccaccaccacctccgtcTGTTTCCAAagctcctcctccgcctcctccaccgccgccaCCGAAGAGTTTAGGCATTGCGTCGGCGAAAGTGAGAAGAGTCCCGGAAGTCGTGGAGTTTTACCACTCGCTGATGAGAAGAGACTCAACAAACTCGAGAAGAGATTCCACCGGCGGTGGAACCGCCGCAGAAGCGATACTCGCTAGCTCCAATGCCAGAGACATGATCGGAGAAATCGAAAACCGATCGGTTTATCTCCTCGCG ATAAAAACCGACGTGGAAACGCAAGGAGATTTCATAAGGTTCTTGATCAAAGAAGTAGAAAACGCTGCGTTTTCAGATATCGAAGACGTTGTCCCCTTCGTCAAATGGCTCGACGACGAACTCTCTTACTTG GTTGATGAGAGAGCAGTGTTGAAACACTTCGAATGGCCGGAGCAAAAAGCCGATGCGTTACGTGAAGCAGCGTTTTGTTATTTCGATCTAAAGAAACTCATATCAGAAGCTTCTCGTTTCCGGGAAGACCCTCGTCAATCTCCAGGCTCTGCTCTTAAAAAAATGCAAGCTTTAtttgaaaa GTTAGAGCATGGTGTTTATAGTCTGTCGAGGATGAAAGAATCGGCAGCTACAAAATTCAAGAGCTTCCAGATTCCGGTTGATTGGATGCTCGAAACCGGCATTACTAGCCAG ATTAAACTAGCATCCGTGAAACTAGCGATGAAGTATATGAAGAGAGTATCAGCGGAGCTCGAAGCCACTGGAGGTGGTGGTCCTGAAGAGGAAGAGCTTATTGTTCAAGGCGTTAGATTCGCATTCCGTGTTCATCAG TTTGCTGGAGGATTCGATGCAGAGACAATGAAGGCATTTCAAGAGCTAAGGGATAAAGCAAGATCATGCCATGTTCAATGTCAAAGCCAAACACATCAACATAAACTTTGTTATCGATCTACCCCTTGTTGA